Proteins from a single region of Starkeya sp. ORNL1:
- a CDS encoding ABC transporter ATP-binding protein codes for MLPEKLRAALNKAIGPESLDAIRRLFLDDGRRHWKGYAIAFVFMGLVAGTTAGLAYLMGDVINRIFVEQSSGAIWLLSGAVIALSVIKGLAGYGQAVVLGSIGNRIVADNQKRVIDQLLRQDVSYFAQRHTAEISLRINQGAQAARNVLNLVITSLGRDLFSVIGLTAVMIIQDAGMAMVGLVAMPIAVVGVRGLIRKVKRVFKKQYSDAAQIMSGSVEAFQGIRTVKSFNMEDALRTRIFGKVDELEKASNRMVRAQSQSGPMMEALAGVAIGAVIMYAGYGVLHMGRTPGEFFSVITALLLCYEPAKRLARLNIDLATNLLGARMLFEVLDSVPAEQESANLPRIAVDKGRIVFEDVVFGYRQGEPVLRGLSFVAEPGETTALVGPSGGGKTTVMNLIERFYDVESGTITIDGQPIAAVSRHSVRASVAMVSQDVFLFSGTVRDNIAYGRPGASAAEIEAAARAAHAHDFIMGFAKGYESLVGEHGAQLSGGQRQRIAIARAFLKDAPILLLDEATAALDSESEAEVQRALRDLQANRTTLVIAHRLQTVVNADRICVIDAGRVVESGRHEELLARRGRYYNFHQLQFADQRERLLA; via the coding sequence ATGCTGCCAGAGAAGTTGCGTGCCGCCCTCAACAAGGCGATCGGCCCGGAAAGCCTGGATGCGATCCGTCGCCTCTTCCTCGATGACGGTCGTCGCCACTGGAAGGGCTATGCGATCGCTTTCGTCTTCATGGGTCTGGTAGCGGGCACCACCGCCGGCCTCGCCTATCTGATGGGCGACGTGATCAACCGCATCTTCGTCGAGCAGAGCTCCGGCGCCATCTGGCTGCTGTCGGGCGCGGTGATCGCGCTCAGCGTCATCAAGGGCCTCGCCGGCTACGGCCAGGCAGTGGTGCTCGGCTCCATCGGTAACCGCATCGTCGCCGACAACCAGAAGCGCGTCATCGACCAGTTGCTGCGGCAGGATGTCAGCTATTTCGCCCAGCGCCACACCGCCGAGATCTCGCTGCGCATCAATCAGGGCGCGCAGGCGGCGCGCAACGTGCTGAACCTCGTCATCACCAGCCTCGGGCGCGACCTGTTCTCGGTGATCGGCCTTACCGCGGTGATGATCATCCAGGACGCCGGCATGGCGATGGTCGGCCTCGTCGCCATGCCGATCGCGGTCGTCGGGGTGCGCGGCCTGATCCGCAAGGTGAAGCGCGTCTTCAAGAAGCAGTACAGCGACGCCGCCCAGATCATGTCCGGCTCGGTGGAGGCCTTCCAGGGCATACGCACCGTGAAGTCCTTCAACATGGAGGATGCGCTGCGCACGCGGATCTTCGGCAAGGTCGACGAGTTGGAGAAGGCGTCGAACCGCATGGTGCGTGCGCAGTCGCAATCCGGCCCGATGATGGAGGCGCTCGCCGGCGTCGCCATCGGCGCCGTCATCATGTATGCGGGCTACGGCGTGCTGCACATGGGGCGCACGCCGGGCGAGTTCTTCTCCGTCATCACCGCGCTACTGCTGTGCTACGAGCCGGCCAAGCGCCTGGCCCGGCTCAATATCGACCTCGCCACCAACCTGCTTGGCGCGCGCATGCTGTTCGAGGTGCTGGATTCGGTGCCGGCCGAACAGGAAAGCGCCAACCTGCCGCGCATTGCGGTCGACAAGGGCCGCATCGTCTTCGAGGACGTGGTGTTCGGCTATCGTCAGGGCGAGCCGGTGCTGCGCGGCCTCAGCTTCGTCGCCGAGCCGGGCGAGACCACGGCGCTGGTCGGCCCCTCCGGCGGCGGCAAGACCACGGTGATGAACCTCATCGAGCGGTTCTACGACGTCGAATCCGGCACCATCACCATCGATGGCCAGCCCATCGCCGCGGTGTCGCGGCACTCGGTGCGCGCAAGCGTGGCCATGGTGAGCCAGGATGTCTTCCTGTTCTCCGGCACCGTTCGCGACAACATCGCCTATGGGCGACCCGGTGCGAGCGCGGCCGAGATCGAGGCGGCGGCGCGCGCCGCCCACGCCCATGATTTCATCATGGGCTTTGCGAAAGGCTATGAGAGCCTGGTCGGCGAGCATGGCGCCCAGCTCTCCGGTGGCCAGCGCCAGCGCATCGCCATCGCCCGCGCCTTCCTGAAGGACGCGCCGATCCTGCTGCTCGACGAGGCGACCGCCGCGCTCGATTCGGAATCCGAGGCCGAGGTGCAGCGCGCCCTGCGCGACCTCCAGGCCAACCGCACCACGCTGGTCATCGCCCATCGCCTGCAGACCGTGGTGAATGCCGACCGCATCTGCGTGATCGATGCCGGCCGCGTGGTGGAGAGCGGGCGCCACGAGGAACTGCTGGCGCGGCGCGGGCGCTACTACAATTTCCACCAGCTTCAGTTCGCCGACCAGCGCGAGCGGCTGCTGGCCTGA
- a CDS encoding protein-L-isoaspartate O-methyltransferase, with protein sequence MIDFAEMRRAMVDAQVRANDVTDLRIVASMLETPRERFVPASLSSFAYIDDDLLVKEGAPARYLMEPMVLAKLLQAAEIGPDALVLDVGAATGYSTAVLARLAGQVVALEEDAELAAQGSNLLVELGLLNAAFVQGPLTAGWPGESPYDVILLNGAVDSPPEVLLSQLKPGGRLVAVVGRGRAGRATVFTNTSGGVGSRVVFDAAVPVLLGFEARPGFVF encoded by the coding sequence ATGATCGATTTCGCTGAGATGCGCCGCGCCATGGTCGACGCGCAGGTGCGCGCCAACGACGTGACCGACCTGCGAATCGTCGCGAGCATGCTGGAGACGCCGCGGGAGCGCTTCGTGCCCGCCAGCCTCTCGAGCTTTGCCTATATCGATGACGACCTCCTGGTGAAGGAAGGCGCGCCGGCGCGCTATCTGATGGAGCCGATGGTGCTCGCCAAGCTGCTGCAGGCGGCGGAAATCGGCCCGGATGCGCTGGTGCTCGATGTCGGCGCGGCGACCGGCTATTCCACCGCCGTGCTGGCGCGGCTCGCCGGACAAGTCGTGGCGCTGGAGGAAGATGCCGAACTCGCCGCGCAGGGCTCGAACCTGCTCGTTGAACTCGGCCTGCTCAATGCCGCCTTCGTGCAGGGCCCGCTTACCGCCGGTTGGCCGGGCGAATCACCTTATGATGTGATTCTGCTGAATGGTGCGGTCGATTCGCCACCCGAAGTGCTGCTCAGCCAGTTGAAGCCGGGCGGGCGTCTCGTTGCCGTAGTCGGCCGTGGCCGGGCGGGGAGAGCCACCGTGTTCACGAACACGTCAGGCGGCGTAGGTTCGCGCGTTGTTTTCGACGCCGCGGTGCCGGTGCTGCTCGGCTTCGAGGCTCGCCCGGGCTTCGTATTCTGA
- a CDS encoding TolC family outer membrane protein, with amino-acid sequence MWHFAAGGRVVAYAAIAIFVGAAASAVPAGAQTLDQSLSAAYSNNPTLNSQRAATRATDEYVPIALSGYRPQVFGSAYVGTQWTETKISNFPLSGTTTTQSQTQPYGFGVTISQTIYDGLRTANSVRGAEFQVRGQRELLRNTEQLVLLDAATAYMNVLQNSALVELQRQNLEALQEELRATRDRFSVGEVTRTDVAQAEASVANAQSELALAESNLNSARATFFQVIGLKPVKLSPGRPIDNLLPKVQNTAVDIGLANHPAVKAAQFSVDAAMANVKVAEGALSPSVSLNGSAASDYASSDQIERQSSASLTLNLSVPIYQGGGEYATIRQNKELLGQSRIEVDVNREQVRANVVQFWGALVAAKAAIESAQASVAANEIALKGVREEWRVGQRTTLDVLNAQTALFDARASLVIAQRDRVVASYSLLSATGQLSASKLGLKVQQYNPKVHYDQVRDAWFGVRTPDGR; translated from the coding sequence ATGTGGCATTTCGCTGCCGGGGGCAGGGTCGTCGCGTATGCGGCGATCGCAATATTTGTTGGAGCCGCGGCGTCTGCGGTTCCGGCCGGTGCCCAGACGCTGGATCAGTCGCTCTCGGCGGCTTATTCCAACAATCCAACTTTGAATTCACAGCGGGCGGCGACCCGCGCCACCGACGAATATGTGCCGATCGCGCTGTCGGGCTACCGCCCGCAGGTTTTCGGCAGTGCCTATGTCGGCACGCAATGGACGGAGACCAAGATCTCCAATTTCCCATTGTCCGGCACCACCACCACGCAGAGCCAGACCCAGCCGTACGGCTTCGGCGTCACCATCAGCCAGACCATCTATGATGGCCTGCGCACGGCGAATTCGGTGCGCGGCGCGGAGTTCCAGGTGCGCGGCCAGCGCGAGCTGCTGCGCAACACCGAGCAGCTCGTCCTGCTGGACGCCGCGACCGCCTATATGAATGTGCTGCAGAATTCGGCGCTGGTCGAACTCCAGCGGCAGAACCTCGAAGCGTTGCAGGAAGAACTGCGCGCCACGCGCGACCGCTTCTCGGTCGGCGAAGTGACACGCACCGACGTCGCGCAGGCAGAGGCGAGCGTCGCCAATGCACAGAGCGAACTGGCACTCGCCGAATCCAACCTCAATTCGGCCCGGGCTACCTTCTTCCAGGTGATCGGCCTGAAGCCGGTCAAGCTCTCTCCGGGCCGGCCGATCGACAATCTGCTGCCCAAGGTGCAGAACACCGCGGTCGATATCGGTCTTGCCAACCATCCGGCCGTCAAGGCCGCGCAGTTCTCGGTGGATGCTGCGATGGCGAACGTGAAGGTTGCCGAAGGTGCGCTGTCGCCTTCAGTCAGCCTCAACGGCTCGGCCGCTTCAGACTACGCCTCCTCGGATCAGATCGAGCGCCAGTCTTCGGCATCGCTGACGCTGAACCTCTCGGTGCCGATCTACCAAGGCGGCGGCGAGTACGCGACGATTCGGCAGAACAAGGAATTGCTCGGCCAGTCGCGTATCGAGGTCGACGTAAATCGCGAGCAGGTGCGCGCCAATGTCGTGCAGTTCTGGGGTGCGCTCGTCGCTGCGAAGGCGGCCATCGAATCCGCGCAGGCCTCTGTTGCCGCCAACGAGATCGCGCTGAAGGGCGTCCGCGAGGAATGGCGCGTCGGCCAGCGCACAACGCTCGACGTGCTGAATGCGCAGACCGCGCTGTTCGATGCCCGCGCCAGCCTGGTCATCGCACAGCGCGACCGCGTGGTGGCTTCCTACTCGCTGCTCTCCGCGACCGGCCAGCTCAGCGCTTCCAAGCTCGGCCTGAAGGTGCAGCAGTACAATCCCAAGGTCCATTACGACCAGGTGCGCGATGCTTGGTTCGGGGTGCGTACGCCCGACGGGCGCTGA
- a CDS encoding DUF2497 domain-containing protein: MEEILASIRRIIADDLPSRRELRPALEVASAPRDDFSLEDYVREEVVTPPPVAATRRAPEPSLMGAADLPLPDPVRRLVDLAAVEDQVQAEVAMALRGSLPGEPRAAATAQAAPVAAAPAAPVSAFAAAQPPTPADPLRTPMAPPSPPVTPAHGLPHRPTFNFGQPPRPPVTPSRAPEPDRLVSAPTNAAVSASFGTLARTIMSNNSRSLEDVVAELLKPMLRSWLDDNLPTIVERLVKAEIERVSRGGR, encoded by the coding sequence ATGGAGGAGATTCTCGCCTCCATCCGCCGCATCATTGCCGATGACCTGCCGTCGCGCCGTGAGCTGCGTCCTGCTCTCGAAGTGGCGAGCGCGCCGCGGGATGATTTCTCCCTTGAGGACTACGTGCGGGAGGAGGTGGTGACGCCGCCACCCGTCGCGGCTACGCGCCGCGCTCCGGAACCCTCGCTGATGGGCGCCGCCGATCTGCCGCTGCCCGATCCGGTGCGTCGTCTGGTCGACCTTGCCGCAGTCGAGGACCAGGTGCAGGCCGAGGTTGCGATGGCGCTGCGCGGCTCCCTTCCGGGCGAGCCGCGTGCTGCGGCCACGGCGCAAGCCGCGCCTGTCGCGGCCGCGCCTGCGGCGCCGGTTAGCGCGTTCGCCGCAGCGCAACCGCCGACGCCCGCCGATCCGCTGCGCACGCCCATGGCGCCGCCGTCGCCGCCCGTCACTCCGGCTCACGGCCTGCCGCACCGCCCGACCTTCAATTTCGGCCAGCCGCCGCGGCCGCCTGTCACGCCGTCGCGCGCGCCGGAGCCGGATCGCCTGGTTTCGGCGCCGACCAATGCGGCGGTCAGCGCGTCCTTCGGCACGTTGGCCCGTACCATCATGTCCAATAACAGCCGGTCGCTGGAGGATGTGGTGGCGGAGCTGTTAAAGCCGATGCTGCGCTCCTGGCTCGACGACAATCTGCCGACCATCGTC